One Channa argus isolate prfri chromosome 17, Channa argus male v1.0, whole genome shotgun sequence genomic window, GTCAGAGACTCCTCGTAGTTTTTATCCTTTCATATCATTTACCCTGAATGAAAAGGATGCTCACTGCCCACATATAAAAGTGACAGATGGAGATGGTGTTAGGAGCCTAGCCTGTCAATTCACACATATACTAAACTCCATGCACGGTCTGCAGTTTAGTGTCACGCCTACTTCAGTGAAAACAATTGGAATCACTATTAGTTCCATCtttcagaaacacaacaaataacaaAGCGCACAAAACAGACATGAAGTCTGATTATGAAGATTCTAATTTTCCCTTTAAGATATATGACTGATTACatctcatttaaataaagtggAATCAGCTTTCACAGAATAGTGTAACATTTTGGCAAATATGCTTACTGCTTTCGTAGCTCAACTTAAATCTTGATACCACACTCGGGCCTGTCTGCTGAACAGCTAAACTCTCTGGAGTCCCCAATCAGCCCAATCAAGTCACATGCTTCAATGCTAATCATCTGTTACGGTGGTATACTGTATAAAGGTAAAACCAGAAGAATTCAAAAACATCCCAAGGGTTGAAAAACAGATACAAGAGTGGTATGAATCTTTTCATCTagagtttttctccaaaaagtCCACCTATTTCTTTAAACATCCTCACTTCTGCTCTATAGTTCTGTTTCCATAATTTCCATCATGcgtcaaagcaaaacaaaaaggtttgaCCTGGAAAGATTTGAGGAGCATTGGTTGAGTTGGAAATCAAACCCGACTGGTAATATTCTACCTGTCTCCACAGGACTGATGGAGGTGATGAAGCCACTTTGGGTACTGACCGGTAGCGTCACAGGAGCAGCGGTCTCCACTGGCGGCACAGTGGTCGATACCACTGGCACGACGGTTGTCAGTGGTGCCATTGTAGTTGCAGACAGAGCTGGCGGCACTGTTGGCTCTAGTAGAGGTGGTAGGAGGGTAGGGAGGTGTATTACAGGTGTTGTTGGTACTGTGGGGTGTGGCTTTGTAGGACATGGACCTTTGAATTTGTAAGGAAAGAGGTTTTTGAGCCTATGATGTGGGTGGTGAGCTACTGGTGGAGATAAACCTTTGTATACATGGTGCATTTGTGGTGCCCCCAGCCCTGTGAACCTGTACTGATATGTGTGTATGGGGACTGAGGGTCTGTAGTAAGTCACTGGAGGAGATAGAGGAATGGGTCGATACACTACCGGTGGAGTGATCCTTGTTGGCTGGTAGTGGTAGTGATACCCTCCTCTATACGTGTAATCACTTCTGTGAACTACAGGGCCACCGGAAAGGAAAAGTGATGGAGAACATTAATAGGTTGAAAGTGGCTAAACAGGAAAAGTTGTTTAAGTTAACAGTGTGgaataaaacaacaactttttctttcttggaGCACAGACACATTATTAGTGGAAGCGTGAGAGTATGTTCAGCCACCTGGGTTGTTTCAAACAAGCTGGGATTGTCGTGAAAAGTGCTTGTTAAACACCCAGTCAAGAATTCTGATTTCATGCATgttgtgtttgagcaaagtATACATTTTGCTGTTATGATCTTGGTTAGGATAAATTGTTGAAAGGTGAAATCTGATCTTACatcctttaatgttttctatgtaaattacaacaaaataataaaaatgaacgAGGCAGAATTGGAATGCAACAAAGTACACTTTAGCACTTCAGTTTTAAGGTACTTTATACTTCCACTTTTTATTCCCTTATCTACAGCTTGTGATGAGCTTGTGAAATCTGTACGTTAAATTACACAAGTTCATAAAGAGGTTAAAGTGAGCTCTACATAGAGGGCAGCattgaaaatgtgctttaatatataataaataatattaaactttttgtttaatattttgtttgtccACATTCAGATACTTAACAACTACATAACAATCCCATTCCCATTAAAACTCGGATAAAACGGGATAAATAAAATTgatgttaatacatttttgtcttttatccaGTTGGCATAGATTTGTCCAAAGGACCCATAGGGTTTCACTAGAGGGATGTGAAAATATCTGAGGGTTCTCAAATAATTATAGTAAaatttattattgtaatattataatattttccaACTGCCAAGTGGTTGTAATCTTGTGGCTGATGGATCATTCTTCTGTAACTAAGATAAAACTGAGGCGCTCAGGTAAAGTACTTTTTCCACAGGTGTTTTCGCATTAttgacattacttttactctAGTAAACTTATTCCATCACAGATAGAAAGTTACATAGTGCTGTAGAGAGCCTTACTTGATGGATTCAGGGTCCTGAGCGGTGGTCGGCCATTATTTCTGCTTTGTGCGTAGCTCTGGGCAGCTATCATCTGAGGATCCTCTGCGCTGAGCTGATATGTGGCCAACGCGTCAGACAGCAGCAAGGACGcgcagtacaggaggctgaggAGTAAAGACTTCATCATATCAGCATCCTCCGATGTCCTCCGGTGCTCTGTCTGCTGCTTCCTCTATTTCTCTGAGGGTCGTTCAGTCCAGAGGGGGTCTGACCGCCCCACACATAAGGAATGTAAATGAACCACGTCAAACCGTCTGCCCACTACAGAGGTGGGACGTGACCTTCGGGCAGCATATACGACGCCATGGAGGACGAAAATACACAACGTAATCTGTTCTAATCCTAACATTTTCAAACGGGTCGCTAGAAGTCTAttccatttaattatttttttatgctccATTTCGTCCTGCAAAGCCACGTGTTTGTGGTAGAAGCCGCATCATAACCTCCAAGTAGATTTTTGTCAATAAACAACATGTGATGTTTAAGTTTAGTCTGGACGTCAAGACTAAATGAGGCTTTTCAGTGACCAGTCTTAGagtgaaaataatttaaccGATTAGTGTGAGAGGTTGCAAAGACGTTGTTTCAATTTAGTGAAATAAGATGTTATTAATTGCACTGACTTTATTTAACAGTGTTCGTATGTAATTACAAGTTTTCAACGTCATAACATAAGTTGagttttaaaatgcattcttGAATTTATTTCACCCTAAAGTACATTTTCCTATCAGAACAGATCCCaagacagaaagtgaaaattGAGAGGAAGCTCTGCAGACTTGATCCACTAATAAACATGATATCATATAAAGCAGTTACAGGTGGCTGTTGTTAGACAACACAGCAAATTACAGCTCTGTGCTTAGGATCTCTCAACAGAATTTACACAACAGAAGACTCAAATGTTGATATAAATGTTCTGAAACGTTTATTGAAGTCAAATGTAATTgcaccaggaaaaaaaaaacatattacatatGTACTAGTAAAGCAATGGGGGAATAAGGCTGATAGGCATGCAACTACTAATGTTCACAAGACTAGCCATTTGCTCCTGATGTGAAAAAGCCTCAGAAAATGATCCATCATCAGTGCCCtctgctttgtttcttttagtcACAGCCGGACTACTCACTAGCTTTGCTAACACATCAGGGCAGCAGAGAGTGAGGAAAACATTTATGGTGGTAGTGAACTGAACCACAgcaaagctaaataaataaataaccgaCAAAAAGTGCCTCAGACTCCGTTCAGAGCTAGATGAAAGTCTAGATCTTGATAACAGGGATAAAGTAACACCGTTCAACAATAAGAGACAGAATAAGTAGATTGTcataaccatttttttttactaatctaTAGAAATGAAGGTGCTGGATTGATGAGAGCATTTCAAgctatttcattttcacatgtatCCTTTATACTAAGACATAAAAAAGGCAAGAGGGAAAATAAGCTGGTAGCTTCCATTGATTTTCAAACATtacattctttcattcattcattttatacaaatttcagtcttttccacttttcttctcCTGTGCCTCTATATACACTCCAGAAATATAGCAGGTAGGGTTGAACAAAATATTGTCAGTGGCCTTATACATACACAGGGGGGTTAAGGTGTTAAGAAAAGGTTAGGGAGGAAATTCAGGAATGTGTATAAtggttgtgtgtgcgtgtgtgtgtgcgtgttttggCAACAGAGCTGCTGCTTAAGCAGGCATGTAAGGAGGAGGTGGTTCCTTTTCTGGCATCTTCATTGCCATCTCGTAAGTGGGCAGGATGtactagaaaagaaaaaacaaaaacaaagaccgTTCAGAGCCCGTGTTCAGAAAACACACCAAATGAATAGTCCACATACTAATGATGCATTGCAGAACACCATCATATGAGTGAAGCGGTAAACATCTGAATGCTCGATTAATCTGCACTTCACACCAATTCTTTTATGGTGACACTTGATACAAATCTGGTATAAAGTATATTCTAATCCTGTCCTTGTACCTGACGACATTACTGTAAACATTGAAGAGTGGGCAACTTTTGGTGCATGAGGAAATCTAAAAAGTGTAAGACTCTTAtataactaaaatatttaaaagcaatCTATTAGTTGAAAATCTGTTTCAAAAGTATAAAGcttattttgtgtattattcttttaataaaaatgaaaataatgtttattcCTAACATGGTCAAAAGATCAACTTCACAAATGCCTGCTCTGAGTTTTTAGGCAGTAATGATGTGGAGGCCACGCCACCTGCTGCCTTTAGTTAAGTATTACACACAGCAGTAGCTGTTATTGACCTGCACTGAAGTCATGAAGACAATATAACTGTTTCTGGGATCAGGTATGGgatttaaaatccatttttctTCCTGATTCTATTCAAAGTCAGACTAGAGCTGAAACTAGCATAAATCCATGCGTGTATACACAGATTAATACACTTCCTGGTTTCACATCTAACCTAGTTTTTTTGAGTGTAGGTGAACAGTttgatgcaaaagtttgcatcccctttttGGAAATGGCAAAgaataaatctgttttgttttcccaccaacataaaatatattgcACATTGACTTGTACAAATAtgc contains:
- the matn3a gene encoding matrilin-3a isoform X3, producing MMKSLLLSLLYCASLLLSDALATYQLSAEDPQMIAAQSYAQSRNNGRPPLRTLNPSIHRSDYTYRGGYHYHYQPTRITPPVVYRPIPLSPPVTYYRPSVPIHTYQYRFTGLGAPQMHHVYKGLSPPVAHHPHHRLKNLFPYKFKGPCPTKPHPTVPTTPVIHLPTLLPPLLEPTVPPALSATTMAPLTTVVPVVSTTVPPVETAAPVTLPVSTQSGFITSISPVETEVKVEIVEDPCKCEARLAFQKKTQATIQQLTAKLTDVSGRIERLENMLGRI